From Topomyia yanbarensis strain Yona2022 chromosome 1, ASM3024719v1, whole genome shotgun sequence, one genomic window encodes:
- the LOC131678781 gene encoding transient receptor potential cation channel protein painless-like, whose protein sequence is MAQIQTNQAPTATEATCLAIEENRHSKRAERKELQVSINKEIETILSEQLSVQDGLSQLQALLEDARIDRLHELIEEMMNWDVLTTIPEPKTFLFNAKLQPSFAKMLESNIKYQSHLECFITRFDAVNERIYPDLNTPLHYAVESLNIDFIKWLLTQPNLAINCRNKQRKTALFLLCEQYDSLVNSPKFKKRTLHVTTASTNTEDIRQCILMLLEHGADFNICSDRLQLPFELLIRNKSKDNKLFVKECLKRCDDAIAIGKTNELKRRVVAFYQDWAYVKVTIELLELYLRFGEEDKFAREFDRINIDSGNVREVIKILLHIAVELNLESSVKKIVDSAKKQIFQVERARKLKHLRVCHPDMDEDNKSSELTYRVELKGLLKKACECGNVTTLNLLLNHITDRVLINDEPILVITLNRAHELHNREDEQFKVLQCADLLSKDQKIHLSRTDNNGNTALHSALKFGFTDVALALLRQKYAFLGVRNKDGLTPLNYARYDFWKMYFDQCVSIDVKRSYFDRNELRLNLNGFDPYIFKRQPVKKSAPKDRSELNLWRIVEKASASNVNPKEKQSFVTEIDPVKIIAKSKELQRLLLHPVIYTFILVKWLRLTKWSYINLFCTLVTVICFSWHSLDSCNGGETSTALTVLAVIGAIYMSLREAIQFVFLRYDYFTSVENYLDIATIISMCVVLSNGCNSIVSSLTIIAFAMQLTVLVGSLPFNSLSTYMYMFKTVSVNFLKSFLLFIPLLSAFTFSFFISYNDQTSISSIDIPAENNSFNQFATFSSAALKTLVMTTGEFEAAAVDFSGGKIILFVLFIFFAPIVILNLINGLAVSDITTIRDESELISISKKVFILERYERGLRNIPFDLIRRLFPSPFFEKHSYVIVVRPKEFRKILVQHINKPTVDHQQRGGHFKIPKAEWLVVPNLPGAWFVRGSEGFFVNLRFLKFPLFSTLDDHILDEALRIADQGNLVKEILDSRRLEIAPVIADAALETEVKLEELRLEMEKMNRLLNKLVMKGSLVGKKLLAAGQRKGSETGTVLATQVAHKDATKRKELRGKKTGKKQTFKTVGDVACAIGKFKKSKKHNK, encoded by the exons ATGGCTCAAATACAGACTAACCAAGCGCCTACCG CGACAGAGGCAACATGTTTAGCAATTGAGGAAAACCGACACTCGAAGCGTGCAGAAAGGAAAGAATTGCAG GTATCTATCAACAAGGAGATAGAAACAATTCTCAGCGAACAACTGTCTGTTCAAGATGGTTTATCGCAATTACAAGCCCTGCTGGAAGATGCCAGGATTGATCGTCTGCACGAGTTAATCGAGGAGATGATGAACTGGGATGTTCTTACCACCATTCCGGAGCCGAAAACTTTCCTATTCAATGCAAAACTTCAACCGTCATTCGCGAAAATGCTGGAAAGTAACATCAAGTATCAATCGCACCTGGAATGTTTCATAACTCGCTTCGATGCTGTAAATGAA AGAATCTACCCTGATCTTAATACTCCACTACACTACGCAGTTGAATCTCTGAACATTGACTTCATAAAATGGTTACTGACACAACCCAATCTAGCTATAAACTGTCGCAACAAACAACGCAAAACGGCCCTGTTCCTGCTATGCGAACAGTACGACAGCCTTGTGAACAGTCCGAAGTTCAAGAAACGCACGCTACATGTTACCACAGCTTCCACAAATACCGAGGATATCCGCCAGTGTATCTTGATGCTGCTAGAACACGGAGCAGACTTCAATATCTGCAGCGATCGACTGCAGCTGCCATTCGAGCTTCTGATTCGGAATAAGTCAAAAGACAACAAATTGTTTGTGAAGGAGTGCCTAAAAAGGTGCGATGATGCTATAGCGATCGGGAAAACCAACGAACTGAAGAGACGGGTTGTTGCATTTTACCAGGACTGGGCATATGTCAAGGTTACCATAGAACTGTTAGAGCTATACTTGAGATTTGGAGAGGAGGACAAATTTGCCCGTGAGTTCGACCGAATCAATATAGATTCGGGAAACGTTCGAGAAGTTATCAAGATCTTGTTACACATTGCTGTTGAGCTTAACTTGGAGTCTAGTGTGAAAAAGATAGTGGACAGCGCAAAGAAACAAATTTTTCAAGTAGAAAGAGCTCGAAAGCTAAAGCACCTGCGGGTTTGCCATCCCGATATGGACGAAGATAACAAATCTTCGGAACTAACATACCGGGTAGAGCTAAAAGGTTTACTGAAAAAGGCCTGTGAGTGTGGGAATGTAACCACGTTGAATCTTTTGTTGAACCACATAACCGATCGTGTGTTGATCAATGATGAACCCATTCTGGTGATTACACTGAATCGGGCCCATGAACTTCACAATCGAGAAGATGAGCAGTTTAAAGTGCTACAGTGTGCGGATTTACTTTCCAAAGATCAGAAAATTCACCTTTCTCGTACAGATAACAACGGAAATACTGCTCTACACAGTGCGTTAAAATTTGGTTTTACAGATGTTGCTCTCGCGCTGCTCCGACAGAAGTATGCTTTCCTAGGAGTTCGAAACAAAGACGGTCTAACCCCTTTGAACTACGCTCGATATGATTTCTGGAAGATGTACTTTGACCAATGTGTATCAATCGACGTAAAACGATCGTACTTTGACAGAAATGAGCTTCGACTTAATCTTAACGGCTTCGATCCGTATATTTTCAAGAGACAACCTGTGAAGAAATCAGCGCCGAAAGATCGCAGCGAACTAAACTTGTGGCGAATAGTTGAAAAGGCATCCGCATCAAATGTTAATCCGAAAGAGAAGCAATCATTCGTGACTGAAATCGATCCCGTCAAGATAATTGCCAAGTCTAAAGAGTTACAGCGACTTCTTCTCCATCCAGTGATCTACACATTCATTCTGGTCAAATGGctaaggctgacaaaatggagcTACATCAATCTCTTCTGCACACTGGTAACCGTTATCTGCTTCAGTTGGCACTCGCTGGACTCGTGCAATGGTGGCGAAACGTCGACCGCCCTAACTGTACTAGCCGTGATAGGTGCCATCTACATGAGCCTTAGGGAAGCcatacaatttgtgttcctgcgATATGACTACTTTACTTCGGTTGAAAACTACCTGGATATTGCCACTATCATCTCAATGTGCGTGGTTCTGTCCAACGGATGCAATTCGATTGTATCCTCACTAACCATCATTGCTTTCGCAATGCAACTGACGGTCCTAGTGGGTTCTCTTCCGTTCAACAGCCTTTCTACCTACATGTACATGTTCAAAACCGTCTCGGTCAACTTTCTAAAAAGTTTCCTGCTCTTCATTCCTCTTTTGAGTGCCTTCACATTCAGTTTCTTTATATCCTATAACGACCAAACTTCGATCTCATCCATCGACATCCCAGCGGAAAATAACTCCTTTAACCAATTTGCCACCTTCTCGAGTGCTGCCCTTAAGACTCTGGTTATGACAACCGGCGAATTCGAAGCCGCTGCCGTTGACTTCAGTGGCGGAAAAATTATCCTGTTCGTTCTGTTCATTTTCTTCGCACCAATCGTGATCCTTAACTTGATCAACGGTCTCGCAGTCAGCGACATCACCACGATCAGAGACGAATCCGAGCTCATCAGTATCAGCAAAAAGGTGTTCATTTTGGAACGGTACGAGCGGGGCCTACGAAATATCCCATTCGATTTGATTCGAAGGCTCTTCCCTAGTCCGTTCTTCGAGAAACACTCGTACGTGATTGTGGTAAGACCCAAAGAGTTCCGAAAGATTTTGGTGCAGCACATCAATAAACCGACCGTTGATCATCAGCAGCGAGGAGGTCACTTTAAGATTCCCAAAGCCGAGTGGCTGGTTGTTCCGAACCTACCGGGAGCTTGGTTCGTTCGGGGATCGGAAGGGTTCTTTGTGAATTTGAGATTCCTGAAATTTCCCTTATTTTCGACACTCGACGATCACATCCTGGATGAAGCGTTACGAATTGCCGATCAGGGTAATCTTGTGAAGGAGATTCTAGATAGCAGGAGATTGGAGATTGCTCCCGTGATTGCGGATGCTGCACTGGAAACAGAAGTGAAGCTCGAAGAGCTGCGATTGGAGATGGAGAAAATGAATCGACTGTTGAACAAGTTGGTGATGAAAGGAAGCTTAGTAGGGAAGAAGCTTTTGGCAGCTGGTCAAAGAAAGGGAAGCGAAACGGGAACTGTATTAGCCACACAGGTAGCGCACAAAGATGCGACGAAGAGGAAGGAGCTCCGGGGAAAGAAAACGGGGAAGAAACAAACGTTCAAGACAGTAGGAGATGTTGCTTGTGCCATTGGGAAATTTAAGAAAAGTAAGAaacataataaataa